One genomic segment of Fusobacterium mortiferum ATCC 9817 includes these proteins:
- a CDS encoding FGGY-family carbohydrate kinase, giving the protein MYRKDKKNIAQKYGFNEEVKIIAGGGDQATGAVGVVKDGVLSVALGTSGVVFANSSSYRAESEARLHSFCHANGGYHQMGVMLSAAGALKWWIEGVNKSKDYTYFVEEEAKNSKFDEKLLFLSYLTGERTPHNDPDARGAFIGLNIQHERSDMTRSVLEGITFGLRDSLELIKGTGVCTDTIRVSGGGAKSNLWKQMIADIFNLKVETINSTEGPAFGAAILAAVGDRCFHSVNEACEKLIQVIDTKYPNSENKHFYEKISKI; this is encoded by the coding sequence ATGTATAGGAAAGATAAAAAAAATATAGCACAAAAATATGGATTTAATGAAGAGGTTAAAATAATAGCAGGTGGAGGAGACCAAGCTACAGGTGCTGTAGGAGTTGTAAAAGACGGAGTTTTATCAGTGGCTTTGGGAACATCTGGAGTTGTTTTTGCAAATAGCTCTTCTTACAGAGCAGAAAGTGAGGCTAGATTACATTCGTTTTGTCATGCTAATGGTGGATATCATCAAATGGGGGTTATGCTCTCTGCAGCTGGAGCATTAAAATGGTGGATAGAAGGAGTAAATAAGAGCAAAGATTATACATACTTTGTAGAGGAAGAAGCTAAGAATAGTAAATTTGATGAAAAATTACTATTTTTATCATATCTAACTGGTGAAAGAACACCTCATAATGATCCTGATGCAAGAGGAGCTTTTATTGGATTAAATATTCAACATGAAAGATCAGATATGACAAGAAGTGTTTTAGAAGGAATAACTTTTGGACTAAGAGATTCTTTAGAATTAATTAAAGGTACAGGAGTTTGTACGGATACTATAAGAGTTAGTGGTGGTGGAGCCAAAAGTAATCTTTGGAAACAAATGATAGCTGATATATTTAATTTGAAAGTAGAGACTATTAATTCTACCGAGGGACCTGCTTTTGGAGCTGCAATTTTAGCAGCTGTAGGAGATAGGTGTTTTCATTCTGTAAATGAAGCTTGTGAGAAGTTAATCCAAGTTATTGATACGAAATATCCAAATTCCGAAAATAAACATTTTTATGAAAAAATATCAAAAATTTAA
- the fucO gene encoding lactaldehyde reductase — protein MARYILNETSYFGIGSRENLATEVKARGYKKALLVSDKILESCGVLDKVKKVLDDANIPYDVYVDIKQNPTVKNCKEGLVAFNKAGADFIVAVGGGSVIDTAKAVAITKNNPEFEDIKSLEGVAPTHTKCVPIIALPTTCGTAAEVTINYVITLEDENRKIVCVDPKDIPLVAIVDAELMLTMPNRTIAATGMDALTHAIEGYITKGAHIISDMFEIKAIELIAKHLRGAVANKNLEDMEGMSIAQYVAGMGFSNVGLGIVHSMAHPLGAVYDIPHGVANALLLPTVMEFNMSACIEKYGDIAKAMGVDTTGMSKEEAAQAAVDSVRKLAIDVGIPQTLREINIPEEGLPKLSKDALADVCTGGNPKDVTLEDIEKLYNKVY, from the coding sequence ATAGCAAGATACATACTTAATGAAACAAGTTATTTTGGAATAGGGAGTAGAGAAAATCTAGCAACAGAGGTAAAAGCTAGAGGATATAAAAAAGCTCTATTAGTAAGTGATAAAATACTTGAGAGTTGTGGAGTATTAGATAAAGTAAAAAAAGTTTTAGATGATGCAAATATACCTTATGATGTATATGTAGATATAAAACAAAATCCAACAGTAAAAAACTGTAAAGAGGGATTAGTAGCATTTAATAAAGCAGGAGCAGATTTTATAGTAGCAGTGGGAGGAGGTTCTGTAATAGATACAGCTAAGGCAGTGGCTATTACAAAAAATAACCCAGAGTTTGAAGATATAAAATCATTAGAAGGAGTAGCTCCAACTCATACTAAATGTGTGCCAATAATTGCATTGCCAACTACTTGTGGAACTGCAGCAGAAGTAACAATCAACTACGTAATAACTCTAGAAGATGAAAATAGAAAAATAGTTTGTGTAGACCCTAAGGATATACCATTAGTAGCAATAGTAGATGCTGAACTTATGCTTACAATGCCAAATAGAACAATAGCAGCAACAGGAATGGACGCTTTAACTCATGCAATAGAGGGATATATTACAAAGGGAGCTCATATAATTTCAGATATGTTTGAGATAAAAGCTATTGAATTAATAGCTAAGCATTTAAGAGGAGCGGTAGCTAATAAAAATTTAGAGGATATGGAAGGAATGAGTATAGCTCAATATGTGGCAGGAATGGGATTCTCAAATGTAGGACTTGGAATAGTTCACTCTATGGCACATCCACTAGGAGCTGTATATGATATTCCTCATGGAGTAGCAAATGCACTACTTCTACCAACAGTAATGGAATTTAATATGTCTGCATGTATAGAAAAATATGGAGATATAGCAAAAGCTATGGGTGTAGATACAACTGGAATGAGTAAAGAGGAAGCAGCACAAGCAGCTGTAGATTCGGTAAGAAAACTTGCTATTGATGTAGGAATTCCTCAAACTTTAAGAGAGATAAATATTCCAGAAGAGGGACTTCCAAAATTATCAAAAGATGCATTAGCTGATGTATGTACAGGTGGAAATCCTAAAGATGTAACTTTAGAAGATATTGAAAAATTATACAATAAAGTTTATTAA
- a CDS encoding MATE family efflux transporter, protein MSSNEMYIRMTETKISRLIPRLAIPTIITMLVTSIYNMADTFFVSQIGTSASAAVGINFSLMAMIQAIGFTLGMGSGNYVSRSLGRQDSDGAHRAAATAFFTAMTLGAILAILGLLFLDEFVNMLGATPTIAPYAKDYAKYILIATPYMCCAFVLNNLHRSQGNAFYSMLGLATGGILNMILDPILIFKFNMGISGAAIATIFSQFVSFSILLFMSQRNKKNVTIKLSKFTFKLWVYKEILKAGLPTLSRQGLASMAAVALNVCASPFGDAAIAAMSITVRIMMFINSSLLGFGQGFQPVCGFNYGAKKYDRVLEAYHFCLKVGVVLLSILGIICFIFAPEIIALFRKEDLEVIEIGTVALRYQCLTLPIQASIVMANMLTQSIGYGFWATLVAMGRQGIFLIPALFILPNIFGIRGLQYCQPFADICTFIVGLLVVRKVIGDLKANMKKN, encoded by the coding sequence ATGAGTAGTAATGAAATGTATATTCGTATGACGGAAACTAAGATTTCCAGATTAATTCCAAGACTAGCAATTCCTACAATTATAACGATGTTAGTAACATCTATCTATAATATGGCAGATACTTTTTTTGTAAGTCAAATAGGAACATCAGCTTCAGCAGCAGTAGGAATAAATTTTTCACTTATGGCAATGATTCAAGCTATAGGTTTTACATTAGGGATGGGAAGTGGAAATTATGTTTCTAGAAGTTTGGGAAGACAAGATAGTGATGGTGCACATAGGGCAGCAGCTACAGCTTTTTTTACAGCTATGACTTTAGGAGCAATACTTGCCATTTTAGGATTACTATTCTTAGATGAATTTGTAAATATGTTAGGAGCTACTCCAACAATAGCTCCCTATGCTAAGGATTATGCAAAATATATATTGATAGCTACTCCATATATGTGTTGTGCCTTTGTTCTTAATAATTTGCATAGGTCTCAAGGAAATGCTTTTTACTCTATGTTAGGACTTGCAACAGGTGGAATACTGAATATGATACTTGATCCAATCCTTATATTTAAATTTAATATGGGAATATCTGGGGCGGCTATTGCTACAATTTTTAGTCAATTTGTAAGTTTTAGTATTTTGCTATTTATGAGTCAAAGAAATAAAAAGAATGTTACTATAAAGTTGAGTAAATTTACTTTTAAATTATGGGTATATAAAGAGATTTTAAAAGCTGGACTTCCAACATTATCACGTCAAGGGTTGGCAAGTATGGCAGCAGTAGCACTGAATGTTTGTGCTAGTCCATTTGGAGATGCAGCAATAGCAGCAATGTCAATTACAGTGAGAATAATGATGTTTATAAATTCATCTCTTTTAGGATTTGGACAAGGATTCCAGCCTGTTTGTGGATTTAACTATGGAGCTAAAAAATATGATAGAGTATTAGAAGCTTATCATTTTTGCCTAAAGGTGGGGGTTGTATTATTAAGTATATTAGGAATAATATGCTTTATATTTGCTCCAGAGATAATTGCTCTTTTTAGAAAAGAGGATTTAGAAGTAATAGAGATAGGAACAGTTGCTCTTCGTTACCAATGTTTGACTTTACCAATTCAAGCTTCTATTGTTATGGCTAATATGCTTACTCAATCTATTGGATATGGATTTTGGGCTACTCTTGTAGCAATGGGAAGACAGGGAATATTTTTAATTCCAGCACTATTTATTTTACCAAATATTTTTGGAATAAGAGGATTACAATATTGTCAACCGTTTGCTGATATCTGTACTTTTATAGTTGGACTACTAGTTGTAAGAAAAGTTATAGGAGATTTAAAGGCAAATATGAAAAAGAATTAA
- a CDS encoding MalY/PatB family protein, which translates to MKYNFNERIDRSENHSAKWAEMGMKFGRNDLTPMWVADMDIKTAPEILEAMRNKLEQEIFGYVYRPDSYYESAANWLKKRFGYEISPATLIHSPGVVPSMSILVKMLTKETDKILIQSPVYPPFASSVKDNGRTLVENNLVKDENGYYTVDFEDLEKKLSCEDVTLFILCNPHNPVGRVWKKDELEKMGELCRKYNVRILADEIWRDLIMPGHKHIPMASLSKEIEDITITLFSPTKSFNLAGLQASFATFPRAEERKEFDDILGKMDVKRNNPFSLVAFEAAYEKCENWLEQLIEHIDGNMQYVIDFINEKLPMIKTAKPEGTYLMWLDFNGVGIPQDKIQDFLINEAKVAMNDGATFGENGKGFFRMNVACPRYMVEEAMEKIEKAIRNLK; encoded by the coding sequence ATGAAGTATAACTTTAATGAAAGAATAGATAGAAGTGAAAACCATTCAGCTAAATGGGCAGAAATGGGAATGAAATTTGGAAGAAATGACTTAACTCCAATGTGGGTAGCTGATATGGATATAAAAACAGCTCCAGAGATACTTGAAGCTATGAGAAATAAATTAGAACAAGAGATATTTGGATATGTATATAGACCAGATTCATATTATGAGAGTGCAGCAAATTGGCTGAAGAAAAGATTTGGTTATGAGATATCTCCAGCTACATTAATTCATAGTCCAGGTGTTGTTCCAAGTATGTCTATACTTGTAAAAATGTTGACAAAGGAAACTGACAAGATTTTAATACAATCTCCTGTATATCCACCATTTGCTTCATCAGTAAAGGATAATGGAAGAACTTTGGTAGAGAATAATCTTGTAAAAGATGAAAATGGATACTATACAGTAGACTTTGAAGATTTAGAGAAAAAACTTTCTTGTGAAGATGTAACTCTATTTATCTTATGTAATCCACACAACCCTGTTGGAAGAGTATGGAAAAAAGATGAGTTAGAAAAAATGGGAGAACTTTGTAGAAAATACAATGTAAGAATACTTGCTGATGAGATTTGGAGAGATTTAATTATGCCTGGACATAAACATATTCCTATGGCTTCATTAAGTAAAGAGATAGAAGATATAACTATAACACTATTTTCTCCAACAAAATCATTTAACTTAGCTGGACTTCAAGCTTCTTTTGCAACTTTCCCAAGAGCAGAAGAGAGAAAAGAGTTTGATGATATTTTAGGTAAAATGGATGTAAAAAGAAATAACCCATTTAGTTTAGTAGCTTTTGAAGCAGCTTATGAAAAGTGTGAAAATTGGTTAGAGCAACTTATTGAGCATATAGATGGAAATATGCAATATGTTATAGATTTTATAAATGAAAAACTACCTATGATAAAAACAGCTAAGCCAGAGGGAACTTACCTTATGTGGTTAGACTTTAATGGTGTGGGTATTCCTCAAGATAAGATACAAGATTTCCTAATCAATGAAGCTAAAGTAGCTATGAATGATGGAGCTACATTTGGAGAGAATGGAAAAGGATTTTTTAGAATGAATGTTGCTTGTCCTAGATATATGGTAGAGGAAGCAATGGAAAAAATAGAGAAGGCCATAAGAAACTTAAAGTAA